Within Micromonospora narathiwatensis, the genomic segment CGCCGAGCGCCTCGTCCTCGAACTGCGCGACCGGATCGGCCCGGTGCCGGTCGGGCCGGACGGTGCCGCCGGGGTCACCGCGGGCGGCTGGCCGGAGCAGGTGCGTCAGGCCCTGGTCGGGCTCGGCTGGACGGCCGCCCAGGCCGAGCAGGCCGTCGCCGCGGTCGCCGAGACCGTCGACGGGGCGACCCCGCCGGTGCCGGTCCTGCTCAAGCAGGCCATCCGCCTCCTGGGTCGGACCCGGTGATGAGCGCGGGGACGCGCGTTCCGGGGCGGCTCGCGTGGGACGCGGCCGGGCCGGAGTGCGCGCCTGAGCCGGGTTCGCGAGCCTCGCAGTCGCGAATGGAAGGCAAGCGATGACGGGGGAGAACCTGGTCTCGGCGTACGTCAGCGACGCGGAACGGGACGCGGAGGCCAGCGTCCGGCCGAAGCGCCTGGACGAGTTCATCGCCCAGCACCGGGTCCGGGACCAGCTCGACCTGCTGCTCAAGGGTGCGATGCGGCGGGGCTCGCCGCCCGACCACATCCTTCTCTCGGGGCCGCCTGGCCTCGGCAAGACCACGTTGGCCAATATCGTGGCGGCCGAGCTGGGCTCGGGGATCCGGGTGACCAGCGGCCCGGCGATCGAGCGCTCCGGCGACCTGGCCGCCATCCTGACCAGCCTCGCCGAGGGCGACGTCCTGTTCATCGACGAGATCCACCGGATCGCCCGGCCGGCCGAGGAACTGCTCTACAGCGCGATGGAGGACTTCCGGGTCGACGTGGTGGTCGGCAAGGGGCCCGGGGCCACCGCCATTCCCCTCGACGTGGAGCCGTTCACCCTGGTCGGCGCGACCACCCGCTCCGGCCTGCTCACCGGGCCGATGCGGGACCGGTTCGGCTTCGTCGCCCACCTCGACTTCTACACCCCGGCCGAGCTGGAGGTGCTGCTGCGCCGCTCGGCCCGGATCCTCGGGGTGCCGATCACCGACGAGGGGGCGGCCGAGGTCGCCGGCCGCTCCCGGGGCACCCCGCGGATCGCCAACCGGCTGCTGCGCCGGGTCCGGGACTTCGCCGAGGTCCGGGCCGACGGGGTGGTCACCCTGGAGACCTCCCGGGCCGCCCTCACCGTGTACGACGTCGACGCGCTCGGGCTGGACCGGCTCGACCGGGCGGTGCTCACCGCGCTGGTCGACTCGTTCCGGGGTGGTCCGGTCGGCCTCTCCACCCTCGCCGTGGCGGTCGGGGAGCAGCCGGACACGGTCGAGGAGGTCTGCGAGCCCTTCCTGGTGCGGGCCGGCCTGCTGGCCCGCACGCCCCGGGGGCGGGTGGCCACCGAGGCTGCCTGGCACCACCTGGGGCGTACGCCGCCGAATGGTACATTTGGTACCGATACCCCTTCCGCGCCCGATCTTTTCTCCGCCCAGGCCGACCAGCCGTGATCCGAACGTGATCTGTGCCGCATTCGGTCTTCCCAGGTGCAGGGACTA encodes:
- the ruvB gene encoding Holliday junction branch migration DNA helicase RuvB, with the protein product MTGENLVSAYVSDAERDAEASVRPKRLDEFIAQHRVRDQLDLLLKGAMRRGSPPDHILLSGPPGLGKTTLANIVAAELGSGIRVTSGPAIERSGDLAAILTSLAEGDVLFIDEIHRIARPAEELLYSAMEDFRVDVVVGKGPGATAIPLDVEPFTLVGATTRSGLLTGPMRDRFGFVAHLDFYTPAELEVLLRRSARILGVPITDEGAAEVAGRSRGTPRIANRLLRRVRDFAEVRADGVVTLETSRAALTVYDVDALGLDRLDRAVLTALVDSFRGGPVGLSTLAVAVGEQPDTVEEVCEPFLVRAGLLARTPRGRVATEAAWHHLGRTPPNGTFGTDTPSAPDLFSAQADQP